In the genome of Streptomyces sp. NBC_00259, the window TGAGCCGCTGCTGCTCCAGGCCGCGGCCCATCTGGAGCTCGCGACCGACCGCGCCCGCGCGACCGGCCTGTACGACCGCCTCCTCGCCGACGCCCCGGAGAACGTCCACCTGATCAAGGCACTCCAGGCGGCCAACCTGTGGGAGTACGGCCACGAGGCGGAGGCCCGCGCGATCATCGACGGCATCCGCGCGGCCGCCCCCGACGACGCGGCCCCGTGGGAGATCGTCGCCGAGACCCTGGAGGCCCACGACGAGCTCGACGCGGCCCACTCCACCTTCACGGCGGCCGTCACGCGCCTCGTCGACCCGGACGACGAGATCTCCTACCCCGCGCAGTCCCTCCTCACGGGCCGCCACCGCGTCCGCCGCCTCCTGGGCCTGCAGCACGACGACTGGGACGCCCTCGCGGACCGCCTCCACAGCGCGGCCGTCCCCCTCGACGAGCTCCACGACCCCAAGCGCCTCTGGGCCCTCGGCTCCTCGGACCCCAGCGAACTGCGCGCCGAGATCGACCGTCTCCGCTCCGAACTCGGCACCTACCGCGCGGCGCTCTCCCGGCCCTTCCCGGTCGCGGTCCTCCACTGGCCGGCACCCGAACTCGCCGAACTCCTCGCCGCGTACCCCTCACTGACCGCCGAGTACCCCACCCAAGAGACCCACCTCACCGCCATCGAGTCGGCCCTGCGCGACCTCTCCTCCACCGGCACGGGCAACCTCGGCATCGTCACGGGCACGGTCCCCTCCTACGAGGCCTTCGCGGCCTCCGAGGCCGCCTCCCCCGCGGACCCGAACCTCCTGCCCCAGTACGCCACCACCCTGGCGGCCCGCGGCCGCGCCCTCCCCTGGCCCCCGGCCCGGGGCGCGGCATGCTGGTGCGGGTCGGGCGCGGCGTACGGGGAGTGCCACGGGGTGACCGAGTCCTGATCTGCCTGTCGGTGAGGCCTGGTATCACTGGAGGAATCTGACGGGGAGGGGAAACAGTGACGGGTTCCGTCGACGCCAACCAGCCAGTTGCCGGCCTTTACGAGCAGCTGATCACCTTGCGGCTGGAGAACCAGCTCAAGAGTCTGAACGCCAGTGGCCGTTGGCACGCCATCGATGACGAGGTGGGGCCCGAGTCAGCACCTCACGTCATCGCGCATCATGTCGCGGAAACCATGAGGCGCGTGCTGGAACGGCTGCCATCGGCAGAACGCGTGCACGCGGCCAACCACATTCTCGAGTCGATGAACACCATCGAAGGCGCTCGCGAGTGGGTGGATCTGGTCGTGGACGGTCCACGTCAATTGCTCGCTATCGCTGAGCAAGAGGCCAAGGGTGTGTACGCGATCCGTCCCGCGACGCCTCTGTCCGAAACCGCGCTCATCACCAACTCTCCGGAAGACCCGAGCCTCGGATTTGAACTGCGAGCAGAGCTGGCGACTGCCGACCGTGTGGACTTGCTCTGCGCCTTCGTGAAGTGGCACGGACTCCGAGTCATTGAGCAGTCTCTTGAGGCCGCTCACGCTCGCGGCGTCCCGATTCGTGTCATCACCACCACCTATATCGGCGCCACGGAGCGGCGAGCCTTGGACAGACTCGTCCAGAAGTTCAAGACGCAGGTGAAGATCAACTACGAGCTGCGATCCACGCGCCTCCATGCCAAAGCATGGCTGTTCCGCCGCAACAGCGGATACGACACGGCGTACGTGGGCAGCTCCAACCTGTCGAAGGCCGCGCTCCTCGATGGCCTGGAGTGGAACGTCCGCCTCTCCTCCATCGCCACTCCGGACGTGCTGCGCAAGTTTGAAGCGACCTTCGATTCCTACTGGAGCGAGTCGTCCTTCGAGCTGTACGACCCCCATCGTGACGCCACACGCCTCGACGACGCACTGCAGCAGGCGGGGCGGGGAACCAGCAGCAGCGACGGGCGTCACATCACCCTCTCCGGGCTGGAGGTACGTCCGTATCCGCATCAGCGCGACATGCTGGAACGGCTCGAGGTGGAGCGCGAAGTCCACGACCGTCATCGGAACCTGTTGGTCGCCGCGACAGGCACCGGCAAGACCGTCATGGCGGCTCTCGACTACAAGCACCTGCAGCAGCAATACGGCCAAGATCTCCGGCTGCTGTTCGTCGCCCACCGACAAGAGATCCTCCGGCAGTCGCTGCGCACCTACCAAGACGTGCTGGTCGACGCCAACTTCGGCGAGGAACTGCACAGCGGCATCGTTCCCGCTGATTGGAAGCACGTCTTCGCCAGCGTCCAGTCACTTAATGCCCGCTCGCTTGAGCACTTCACTCCCGACCATTTCGATGTCGTAGTCATCGATGAGTTCCACCACGGGGTGTCGCCCACGTATCGACGGATCATCGATCACTTCAACCCCCGTGAGCTGCTCGGCCTGACGGCCACGCCGGAACGGATGGATGGGCGCAACGTTCAAGACGAGTTCTTCGACGGTCGGATCGCAGCCGAGATGAGGCTTTGGGAGGCACTTGAGAACGACCTATTGAGCCCGTTCCACTACTTCGGCGTCACTGACAACACCGACATGAGCGCCATCACCTGGAAGCGCGGCTCCTACGATGCCTCGGCACTCAGCAGCCTGTTCACTGGCAACGACGCCCGGGCCCGCCTCGTGGTTCAGGCCGTCACGGACAAAGTCACAGACCCTGGTTCCATGCGCGCCCTGGGCTTCTGTGTGTCCGTGCCGCACGCCCAATTCATGGCCGACTTCTTCCGGCGTGCCGGCCTGAACGCTGTCGCGCTGTCTGGCGAGACACCTCGCGAGGAACGCAAGGCGGCACTCGATGCACTGAGGTCAGGTGAGCTGCAGGTCATCTTCTCGGTCGACCTCTTCAACGAGGGTCTTGATATCCCGGACGTCGACACGCTCCTCTTGCTGCGCCCGACATCGAGCGCCACTGTCTTCCTTCAACAGCTGGGACGCGGGCTCCGACGGACCGAGACCAAGGCAGTCCTCACCGTGCTGGACTTCATCGGCCAGCACCGTAGGGAGTTCCGCTTCGAAGAGCAGTTCCGAGCCTTGACCAACCTGACGCGAAACCGGCTGCTGACGAACATCGAGCTTGGCTTCCCTCAGCTTCCTTCCGGCTGTCAGATCGTCCTTGAGCCCAAGGCCAAGGACCTGATCATCGACAACATCCGCAGCCAGATCAGCGTCAACGTCACGCAGCTTGCCCGTGAGGTCAGCCAGTACGGCGAGCCTCAGCTCTCGGAGTATCTCAAGGAAAGCGGCCGCGAACTCAAGGAGATCTACCGTGGCAACGGCAGCTCCTGGACCGGCCTGCTACGCCGCGCCAAGCTCCTGCCTGCTGACGCCCCGGAGGGCGAAGAGACGCTCCTCAAGCGCGTTCCCGCGTTCCTTCACGTTGACGACCCTCAGCGAGTCGCCGCGTACACAAAGCTCATCGAAGACGACGCCCCCGCGTACGACAGCCTCAGCGAGCGCGAGCAGGCGTACGCGCGCATGTTCTACTTCTCGCTCTGGCCTCTCGGCGGCTTCGCTACCTACCAGCAGGCGTTGGACTCACTCCGCCCACACCACGCCTTCCGCAACGAAGTCCGCCAGGTCCTGGCCCATGTGCTCGACCGCACGGATCACGTTCCGGTCCCCCTCCTCGGCGACCTTGCCGGACTCCCTCTTACAGTCCACGCCTCGTACAGCCGCGAGGAGATCCTTCCCGCCCTGGGCCAGTCCTTCATCGGGGGCTTCATACCCGGTCACTTCCGCGAAGGCGTGAGGTGGTGCGAGAGCATCCGTACCGACGCGCTCCTGATCACCTTGGAGAAGGACGAGAAAGACTTCTCGCCTCAGACGCGCTACAGGGACTACGCCATGAGCGACTTCTTGTTCCACTGGGAGTCCCAGAACCAGACGTCAGAGACTTCGCCAACGGGCGTCCGGTATCGGACCCACAAGGAACAGGGCACTCACGTCCTACTCTTCGTCCGCCGCTATAAGAAGACGGACATCGGCGGTCCCCAGGCTTGGATGCTCCTGGGCCCCGCCGACTACGTCGATCACAAGGGCAGCAAGCCGATGGGTATCAAGTGGAAGCTCCGGCACGAAATCCCCGCCGACGTCTGGACCTACTCGACCATCGCAGCAGGCTAACCCCTTGCCTGCGACGGCACGGTCGCTGTCTGATCCCGTGAAGCTCGGGATGCGGATCGGCTCCAGCGCCAGTCCAGGCAGGCATCGCTTCAGAGGCATGCCTCAAGACTCGCCTGGGCCTCGTCGAGCGCTAAGTCGACGTCACACCCGTGGGCGACGAGCCAGCGGAGGAGGTCGGCGATGAGATGAATCGCCGCCTTCTCTGCTTCCCTCAAACCGAGCCGCCTGCTGCCCAACATCTGAGGAGAGCCGCACATCTGGTACAGCACCAGCAGAGCTTCGGCCCCATCCACCCGATGGCCGCCCCCGTGCCCATCGGGGGCGGCGAGCTCGGTGGCAAGCTCGCACCACGTGATCTTGGAGTCCGGACGCAGCACGACGCCCCAGCGTTCTGCCGTGGCATCCACGAGGGCCATGCCTCGACCGGCCTCGTCGTCCTCGCGCGCCGACATGAGTGTGGGGAGGGCGCGCGCGTCTGGGTCCTCGACCTCGATGCGGAGGTTCGTTCCGCTCATCGAGACCCTGAGCGTCGTGGGTGTCTCGGGGCCAACGTGCCGGACCACGTTCGCGACCAGCTCGGTCACACACAGCTGAGCCGCGTCCACAAGCTCCGGGAGACCCCACAGGGTGAGCTGGAGGCGCATCACGCGCCGCAGCCCGGCGATCTCCCGGGCCTCAGCTAGGAAAGGGAGGTCCCAGGCCTTGCGCGGCACTTCGCAGCGGCGCTCGTACATGTCTGCCAAACCTCCAGCGATCCCGGGGCGTTGCGTTATGTAGTTTCTCGCTTCTTCAGAGTGACATTGGAACTTCCAAAATGGAACTCTCATATCACCCTTCAGGGAGCATGCGGAGGCTCACGCGCCCCTGGCGTACGCCGTCTTGTCTGCGCAGCCCCAGCGCATGCACGCTCGTTGAGATCGACACACGGAGGGCCTTGACCATGGCAGTTGGACCGACTACCCGCAGACGCCAGTTGGGCGCAGACCTCCGTCGACTACGGGAGCGCAAGGGCCTCACCCTTGAAGAGGCGGGTGCGCTCGTCGGGATCTCGAAGGCGACGTTGAGTCGGTACGAGAAGAAGGAAGGAACCGTCAAGTGGCCTGCCGTGGATGCGCTGTGTCGCGAGTACGGTGCATCCGAGCAGGAGCGTAAGACCCTCGTCGAGCTGGCCAAGGGCGCCAAGATCCAGGGGTGGTGGCGGTCCCTTGCCGATCCGATCCCCGAGTCGATGAACCTCATGCTGACGCTGGAAGACGAGGTCGTGCGGGAGGATCATTTCGCCTGCATGTACGTCCCTGGGCTGCTCCAGACGCGCGCCTACGCCGAGGCAGTCCATCGCGCGTCTGAGATGCGGTGCAGCGAACAAGAGATCGCGCACATGGTGGACATCCGCATGAAGCGGCAGGAGCTGCTGACGAGAGAGGATCCCCCGCACATCTGGGCCGTGATCGACGAGGCCGTCATTCGGCGCCTGGTCGGTGGGCGCGTAGCCATGCGTGAGCAGTTGGAGCACTTGATGTCGCTGGCGGAGGAGCCCCACGTCACCGTCCAGGTACTGCCGTTCGCCAGTGGGGCACATGCCGCGGCCGTCGGCAGCTTCGTGGTCCTGGGCGGGTCCGCACCGGAGCTCGATGTGGTGTACGTGGACATCATCGGCGGTGGTCTCTTCATGGAGAAGCCCGAGGAGCTGGAGCGCTATACGTTGGCGTTCGAATACTTGCGCGCACAGGCGTTGGACATCCCGTCGTCGGTCGCGCTCCTCGATCAGGCTTGCAGGGAGCTGTAATGGATCGCGACGACATCCAGTGGTTCAAGTCCTCGTACAGCGGTGGCAGCGGCACGGAGTGCGTGGAGGTTGCCCGCATAGCCGGAGGAACCGCCGTTCGGGACAGCAAGGATCCTCTGGGGCCCCTCCTCGCGTTCCCCGCCGAGGCGTGGAACGGCTTCACTGGTGCTGTTCGGGACGGCGACATCAGTTGCTGATGCCGTTGGACGCGCGCGGAGCGGGATCAGGTGGTATGGGGCCCGCGCGGGTGGTGGGTCCCCGGGTGGGGTCGTAGCGTCGATACAGGAGCAACCTCAGGGAGGAGGTCCGGCGCAGCGCTGGCCGGCGGGCGCTCTGCGTGCGTGGAGCGGTTCGCGTGGCGGTCAGGTGGGCTCGGGGAGAGACGGCTGGGAGCAGATATGCAGAGACTCAAGCTGAAGGCAGCGGCCCTGGTGTACGCCGCGGCGTCGCTCGCAGTGGCCGTTGTGCCGGCATCCGCTTCCGCTTCCACGGCGCAGGAGCCACGGGGTGACGTCGTGGTCATCGACTGCTTCTCGAAGCCGCAGGTACGGCCCAGCGACTTCCTCATCGCGTGCGGCGACGGCAACAGCGGCCTCACCCAGCTGAAGTGGACGAACTGGGGGCAGACGACCGCGACGGGACGTGGGCTCAACTTCGTCAACGACTGCAAGCCCTACTGCGCCG includes:
- a CDS encoding ATP-binding protein, which translates into the protein MYERRCEVPRKAWDLPFLAEAREIAGLRRVMRLQLTLWGLPELVDAAQLCVTELVANVVRHVGPETPTTLRVSMSGTNLRIEVEDPDARALPTLMSAREDDEAGRGMALVDATAERWGVVLRPDSKITWCELATELAAPDGHGGGHRVDGAEALLVLYQMCGSPQMLGSRRLGLREAEKAAIHLIADLLRWLVAHGCDVDLALDEAQASLEACL
- a CDS encoding DUF397 domain-containing protein, which encodes MDRDDIQWFKSSYSGGSGTECVEVARIAGGTAVRDSKDPLGPLLAFPAEAWNGFTGAVRDGDISC
- a CDS encoding SEC-C domain-containing protein produces the protein MRPDTPADHTAEAERLLRTAEQYPEDREPLLLQAAAHLELATDRARATGLYDRLLADAPENVHLIKALQAANLWEYGHEAEARAIIDGIRAAAPDDAAPWEIVAETLEAHDELDAAHSTFTAAVTRLVDPDDEISYPAQSLLTGRHRVRRLLGLQHDDWDALADRLHSAAVPLDELHDPKRLWALGSSDPSELRAEIDRLRSELGTYRAALSRPFPVAVLHWPAPELAELLAAYPSLTAEYPTQETHLTAIESALRDLSSTGTGNLGIVTGTVPSYEAFAASEAASPADPNLLPQYATTLAARGRALPWPPARGAACWCGSGAAYGECHGVTES
- a CDS encoding helix-turn-helix domain-containing protein; its protein translation is MAVGPTTRRRQLGADLRRLRERKGLTLEEAGALVGISKATLSRYEKKEGTVKWPAVDALCREYGASEQERKTLVELAKGAKIQGWWRSLADPIPESMNLMLTLEDEVVREDHFACMYVPGLLQTRAYAEAVHRASEMRCSEQEIAHMVDIRMKRQELLTREDPPHIWAVIDEAVIRRLVGGRVAMREQLEHLMSLAEEPHVTVQVLPFASGAHAAAVGSFVVLGGSAPELDVVYVDIIGGGLFMEKPEELERYTLAFEYLRAQALDIPSSVALLDQACREL
- a CDS encoding DEAD/DEAH box helicase, which codes for MTGSVDANQPVAGLYEQLITLRLENQLKSLNASGRWHAIDDEVGPESAPHVIAHHVAETMRRVLERLPSAERVHAANHILESMNTIEGAREWVDLVVDGPRQLLAIAEQEAKGVYAIRPATPLSETALITNSPEDPSLGFELRAELATADRVDLLCAFVKWHGLRVIEQSLEAAHARGVPIRVITTTYIGATERRALDRLVQKFKTQVKINYELRSTRLHAKAWLFRRNSGYDTAYVGSSNLSKAALLDGLEWNVRLSSIATPDVLRKFEATFDSYWSESSFELYDPHRDATRLDDALQQAGRGTSSSDGRHITLSGLEVRPYPHQRDMLERLEVEREVHDRHRNLLVAATGTGKTVMAALDYKHLQQQYGQDLRLLFVAHRQEILRQSLRTYQDVLVDANFGEELHSGIVPADWKHVFASVQSLNARSLEHFTPDHFDVVVIDEFHHGVSPTYRRIIDHFNPRELLGLTATPERMDGRNVQDEFFDGRIAAEMRLWEALENDLLSPFHYFGVTDNTDMSAITWKRGSYDASALSSLFTGNDARARLVVQAVTDKVTDPGSMRALGFCVSVPHAQFMADFFRRAGLNAVALSGETPREERKAALDALRSGELQVIFSVDLFNEGLDIPDVDTLLLLRPTSSATVFLQQLGRGLRRTETKAVLTVLDFIGQHRREFRFEEQFRALTNLTRNRLLTNIELGFPQLPSGCQIVLEPKAKDLIIDNIRSQISVNVTQLAREVSQYGEPQLSEYLKESGRELKEIYRGNGSSWTGLLRRAKLLPADAPEGEETLLKRVPAFLHVDDPQRVAAYTKLIEDDAPAYDSLSEREQAYARMFYFSLWPLGGFATYQQALDSLRPHHAFRNEVRQVLAHVLDRTDHVPVPLLGDLAGLPLTVHASYSREEILPALGQSFIGGFIPGHFREGVRWCESIRTDALLITLEKDEKDFSPQTRYRDYAMSDFLFHWESQNQTSETSPTGVRYRTHKEQGTHVLLFVRRYKKTDIGGPQAWMLLGPADYVDHKGSKPMGIKWKLRHEIPADVWTYSTIAAG